The sequence below is a genomic window from Nitrosomonas sp..
GCCATTCGCTGCCTCCGCTTTCATTCGCGCAAGAAAAGCAACACCTTCGGCCATTCGTTTTTCCCAGGGATCTTGTGATGTCAGAGATGGAAGTCTTCCGCGTTCTTGCTTGAATTTTAGCGCTCGTTTTGCCAATTCGCGCGCTTCTTCAATAGTGAGGTTTACTTTTTTACTGGCAATCACCAAAGCCACCTGTTTTAAACTATCTTCATTCATGGCTTTAGCCAGAATCGCATAAGCTTCATTGAATGGGTTAATGTGATCAATTAGATCAATATCCAGTTCACGCACATCCATTGCAAACTTACGAACACCCTGAATCAAGGCAGTGTTACCGGTTTTTGTTGCGTCGCCTGTTGAATTAAGAGCTTTCTTTGCCTGTTGAGTCAGATTCAGCGCAGCAATAGCATGCTGTCGTACTGCTTCCTGATCTTCCTGATCCAATTCAGGGTATTTAGCCTTCACGATTTTGCCCATGCGTATTTGGGTCAGTTCCTCTGGCACCAGTTCGGAATCAAACAGGCCGCGCTCCAAAGAAGTTTTATCCTGTACAAATGCCGCAATAACCTCGTTTAAATCTTCCTTGCAAATGCGAGTGGCTTCCTTGCTTTTGGGTTCTACTAAACCCTTAATTTCGATTTGGAACTGACCTGTCTGCTGGTTGAAGCCGACATTCTCTTTATTGGGATCGTACCCTTCATCGCCATAATCATAACCCTCAGTGGGGCCGTTCTGTCTATTCTTCGGCGTAAAGTTGAATTTTGGAGCAAGTACTTGTTCCATCAACAGACTAGCTGCAATTGCTTTGAGCGTATCGTTTACAGCATTAGTCACAGCCTCCTCAGACGCATCCGGTTCAGCAATCAGATTGGTAAAACGTGCTTTAGTTTTATCCTTGGCGTCACGGGTGGCGCGGCCAATAATCTGAATGATTTCTGTCAAGCTTGAGCGATACCCAATCGTGAGTGCATGTTCGCACCAAATCCAGTCAAAGCCCTCTTTCGCCATGCCGAGAGCGATAATTATATCCACATAATCACGATTATATTTAGCAGCAGGGTCACGCAATGCAATGAGTACCTTATCCCGTTTTGCTTCATCATCCACCAAATCGGCTATTTTCAGCATGCCTTTTGGGGTTTTCACAAGATGAAAGCCGGTATTTTCATCAATACCCTGCCAATCACCCAGTTCATGAATGATATGCTCTACTTCTTTGATTTTATCTTTGGTGCTTTCACGTGAATTGACATTGGGGATATGAATAATTGTTTTTTCTTCGGGGTTGAGAACATTGAGGATTTCATCGGTATACGAGCCAGTGTAAAAGTAATAACCGATATCCAATTGCTTTAGGTACTGATAGCCGTTCAACTGCTCATAGTACGTATAAGTGACTGTCTCAAACCTGGCTTCATCTTGCGGAGTCAGCACAGCTTCGGCATCGCCACGAAAATAGGAACCCGTCATGGCGATAATATGCACTTTGTCCCGTGCAATGAATTGACCAAGGTGAGTTCCGAGTTTGTTATCGGGATTTGCACTCACATGGTGAAACTCATCGACAGCAATCAAACAATCGTCAAAGGCCATAACACCGAAGCGTTCCACGGCAAAGCGGAATGTTGCATGGGTGCAAACCAGTACACGCTCATTACTATCGAGGAAGGTTTTTACTGCACTAACTTTGCCACCATTGTCATCCCCTGGCGCATTGCAAAGATTCCACTGTGGAGCAACCTCCCAATCAGCCCAGAATCCGTATTGGGTTAACGGCTCGTTATTGAAACTGGCTCCGATGGTTTTCTCCGGTACTACGATAACCGCTTTCCTTAGCCCTTGGTTATATAGCTTATCCAGCGCGATGAACATTAAAGCACGACTTTTGCCTGATGCCGGTGGAGATTTGATCAGCAGATATTGTTCGCCGCGCTTTTCATAGGCACGTTCCTGCATGACGCGCATCCCCATTTCATTCGCTTTCGTGGAGCTGCCGTTGCAGGCGTAATTGACGGAAACAGAAGGAATGGATTTGATATTCATCATGATTTGGCAGTCTTTGTTGTTCGTAAATCCGCTGTTTTTTGCTCACCGGTTATTTTAGTATAGAGCTCGAACAATTTTTTCAATCGCTCGGTATCATTCTTGAAGCGGCGACCAATATAAATGCGTTCCAGCACTTCGTCGTTTCGTTCATGGGCATGGCGCAAATTTTCCGGCATGTTATCTGGATCATAAAGATCAGCTATGGTCGCTGGGAAATGTGCTTCACGAGCCAGCAGAATATCTTCCGTGCAACGGGTAAGATCAGCCTTGTTTTTTTCGGTAAGTGATGGAAGTGGAAAACTATTATAACAAACACCTGATGAATATCGAAAATCCGATTTCATTCTCCCTGCAGTAACGCTGATCCATGCTATGTGTAATTTTGAACAAATTACAGAGAATACATAAAGAGGTGAATCGTAAATTGCTTGCGCGGCATCGGAGATGATTATGTCACGCTCTAACAAGCCAATAGGAATATATTCCCGACGCTCAGAGGATACTCTAGGTATGATTATCTGATGATCTAATCCTATTATGGTTCTTTCAAATTTATGGGGTGTATCAATTCCTAATTTACCACGCTCGCTACCTGTTTCTCTATATTCCCTGATGCGTTGGAGACGCTCGTTTATAGGCGCAATAGAGTTAGCAAGCGATAAATCTTCATCTGAAATCCAAAGACAATAACGATCAACTCCATTAATGAACTCTTTAGAACCAAGAATTTTTCTGATTAATTTTATTGACGCAGGGTAAGACATGACTATCGCTTCTTTTTCAGAGGAGCTAAGCATAAAATTTTTTTTATCTCTCGGAATATTGCCTGTCACCATGGCCGGAAGATCAGAAATTGGAGAGGAATGCTTTTCAACAATAATATTCGCGCCATCCACAAGATAAGCATTGATATTTGTAACTTCTTTTTTTTGGTCATTGAAATAAATAAATTTTTTCCCAGAACCAGGTGAGCGAACACCAACGATAATGCATATAACATTGGCATTATTAGTGGCATTGTTTGACCAATAGAAACTTTGGTGAGCGAAGAATATCTCCTGATGTCTTGCGAAGATGTGTGGCCAAATGATTGAAACCTGTACCCCTTGACATATCGAGTTGGTTGAAACAAAAGCGAAAGCTCCGCTCTTAGAAATATATTCAGCAGCTTTCCAAAACCAACCAGCTATGTAGTCCACCGCATTCGAGATGTTTTTTCCCTTGAATACTGATTTCAAATCTTGTTTTTGAGCATCAGTTTGAAATTTATCACCCACATAAGGAGGGTTTCCGCATATATAGGTTTCTCCTCCTTCATTCTCAAAATCAATTTGTGCTTGATTCAACGGTGTATTGAATAAGTCATCACTATGCAGCTTGACACCAGTACCGGTTGGCGGACAAATACTCAGCCAATCTAGTCGCAACGCATTTCCGCAGGTGATCCAGTTTAGAGTATTCAGTGGCAGAAACTCCTTCAGAGCCAATTGTTCTCCACGATAAAGTACGTCGCATTGAAACTGGGCAATGATTAAGGCAAGCCTGGCAATTTCCGCCGGGAAATCACGTAATTCAATGCCGCGAAAATTTGTTGGCGGTATTCCGGAAGGTAAATCTGCTTCACCGCGTCGCTTGCTGATTTCTGCTTCAATGGCGCGCATCTCTTTGTAGGCGATCACCAAAAAATTTCCCGAACCACAGGCGGGGTCGAAAACCCGAATCCTGGCCATACGTTTGCGCAGATTCAGCAACATGCGCGAATTGTTTCCGGCTTCTTCAAGTTTGACTCGCAGATCATCCAGAAACAACGGATTAAGCACTTTCAGGATATTTGGCACGCTGGTGTAATGCATCCCCAGTGCCCCACGTTCTTCATCTTCCGCCACGGCCTGGATCATTGAGCCGAAAATGTCGGGATTGATTTTCTTCCAATCCAGATTGCCTACATGCAAAAGGTAGCTACGCGCTATTTTGCTGAAGCGGGGCGTTTCGGTGCTGCCGGAAAACAGTCCGCCGTTGACATAGGGAAATGAACCAGCCCAGCGGGGCAATTTTGCGATTGTACGTTCTTCTGTTTTCGTATTCATGGCACGAAAGATTTCACTGATGACCTCGTGTGTATTCGATGAATCCTTTGCGCTCATTTGCGTTATGGTGTCAGTAAACAAACCAATACCATCAAAAATATCAGTATCCTCGGCAAAAAAGCAAAAAATAAGTCGTGCCATAAAATGATTCATGTCATGGCGTCGATCTGCACTTCCCCAATCTGGGTTTTCTTTCAACAGCTCCACATAAAGACGGTTGAGTCGACCAGTGGCTTTGATGTCAAAAGAATTTTCGCGAATTTGCTTTATGGTTGTTATTCCAGCCAATGGCAGAAAGAAACCGAAATGGTCTGGAAAATCCTTGTAGGCACAAGCAACCGTTTCACCACTGGTGATATCTTCCGCTTCAAATTCATTACCATCGGTAGCGAGAATAAATTTTGCTTTCTGGCGGCTGGTCGCTGGGCTGTTTCTCAGTTTCTCAAGTGCTTTCTGAACTTCGCCAGCAGAACAAGCGGCTATGTGGATATTGTTATACTGAAGTACTGCCCCTTCAATATCGCTCTTATTCGTATTTCCACTTTTCAGGCGATTGATTGTGGTGGCCTTATTTCCAAAAGCTTCCAGGAAAGCATAAGGAAATTCTTCTGGAACAAATGGCTGTTCCGCTAATCTGGATATTGATTCTTCAATTTCTACTGCGTTCAAGTCGCCACCATGTCAGATAACTATTTTTTTGTTCACTGATTCACTTATCAATCTTGCTTATGCTGATTTGTTGATTATACCCGCTGTGTTCTTCGGTCATGTGATTATGGACTGTCCTATAAAGAATCATTTTTTGATTAAACTTTTATACCCGAATCACGAAAATATTGCATCATCCCATGGGCAAGTTCATTGATATCAGTTTCAGAGGTTTTTCTTGGTGCTGCGAGTTGTTTAAGAATCTCACTTTGACGATGCTCTGCCACTTGTCCATAACTAAGAAAAGTAGTCATTACACCTTCATGTCCCAGATTCTGGCTCCATGCCTTGAATTCTTCGGGTGTTTTGCAGATTGTCTCGCCGAGAGTTGCTAGTGTATTCCTGAAACTGTGTGGGTTAAAGTAAGGTAATCCCGCGGACTCAAAAGCATTTTTGAAAATACCTCTAACCGGTGCAGTGGTACTCCAATGTTTTCGTTTCAATCCAATAACACCAAATTGATAATTTTCATTTAAACCGATTTCTGTCATTGGAAAAAGTGGATCATCATTGCCCCAAAGTTTTTGTTCTTTTAGATAATCGATCCAGTCAGCAACAATCCGTCGAACTTCATCGCCAACGGGGAAAAAATATGTGACAAAGGTTTTACTGAACTTGGTACTGACATCACGCGCATCTTGGAATACGCTATTATTTTGGAAATTGACATGTTTTAGTTTGATCGAAACGAGTGCACCATCCCTTGCACCTGTTAGTAAACTAAATGCGATTAATGCCTTATTGCGGCGTTCTATATCCGTATGATTGGGCATCAATTGAATGGCGTGCTTGATTTGTTCTATCGTCGGAACAGTCTTTTGCCGCCGGGCAGTTGCGATACGCATATCTTTGCTTGATATGTTGAAGTATTCCGCATCAGAATATTGAATGCGTGATTTGTAGCCCGGTTCCCTGGCTAACCACTCAAAGAATTTTTTAAGGCTTGCCATTGTTGAATGGAGAGTTGCTTTGCTGAGTTTTTTACCAGTCTGTTTGTTGATTTGTTCAGATAAATGTTTTTTAAATGCAATTGCCTGTTGATAATGGAATAATTTGAAATCCCGGTACTTGTTATAGTTCTCAAAGCGTGCAATAGCTTTGGCTACCCCATCGATGGTTTGTTCACTTTGGCGCATGGCTTCTTTGAGAAACGAAAAGTATTTACGCTTGATTCTTTCATTATCCGGATGATGTTTGTTCATGATGTTTTTATCCTTTGCTGAAGTCACTGTTTACGGTGGGATTAATGCACGGTGTTATGTGTAATCCTGCCAGCGATTGAGCAATACTCGAGTAAGCCGGTATTCGTAATAATTTATCCAAGCTGATGCGCCTGTTCATGATAGATTCGCAATCTGGA
It includes:
- a CDS encoding DEAD/DEAH box helicase; the encoded protein is MMNIKSIPSVSVNYACNGSSTKANEMGMRVMQERAYEKRGEQYLLIKSPPASGKSRALMFIALDKLYNQGLRKAVIVVPEKTIGASFNNEPLTQYGFWADWEVAPQWNLCNAPGDDNGGKVSAVKTFLDSNERVLVCTHATFRFAVERFGVMAFDDCLIAVDEFHHVSANPDNKLGTHLGQFIARDKVHIIAMTGSYFRGDAEAVLTPQDEARFETVTYTYYEQLNGYQYLKQLDIGYYFYTGSYTDEILNVLNPEEKTIIHIPNVNSRESTKDKIKEVEHIIHELGDWQGIDENTGFHLVKTPKGMLKIADLVDDEAKRDKVLIALRDPAAKYNRDYVDIIIALGMAKEGFDWIWCEHALTIGYRSSLTEIIQIIGRATRDAKDKTKARFTNLIAEPDASEEAVTNAVNDTLKAIAASLLMEQVLAPKFNFTPKNRQNGPTEGYDYGDEGYDPNKENVGFNQQTGQFQIEIKGLVEPKSKEATRICKEDLNEVIAAFVQDKTSLERGLFDSELVPEELTQIRMGKIVKAKYPELDQEDQEAVRQHAIAALNLTQQAKKALNSTGDATKTGNTALIQGVRKFAMDVRELDIDLIDHINPFNEAYAILAKAMNEDSLKQVALVIASKKVNLTIEEARELAKRALKFKQERGRLPSLTSQDPWEKRMAEGVAFLARMKAEAANG
- a CDS encoding tyrosine-type recombinase/integrase — encoded protein: MNKHHPDNERIKRKYFSFLKEAMRQSEQTIDGVAKAIARFENYNKYRDFKLFHYQQAIAFKKHLSEQINKQTGKKLSKATLHSTMASLKKFFEWLAREPGYKSRIQYSDAEYFNISSKDMRIATARRQKTVPTIEQIKHAIQLMPNHTDIERRNKALIAFSLLTGARDGALVSIKLKHVNFQNNSVFQDARDVSTKFSKTFVTYFFPVGDEVRRIVADWIDYLKEQKLWGNDDPLFPMTEIGLNENYQFGVIGLKRKHWSTTAPVRGIFKNAFESAGLPYFNPHSFRNTLATLGETICKTPEEFKAWSQNLGHEGVMTTFLSYGQVAEHRQSEILKQLAAPRKTSETDINELAHGMMQYFRDSGIKV
- a CDS encoding lactate dehydrogenase; the encoded protein is MNAVEIEESISRLAEQPFVPEEFPYAFLEAFGNKATTINRLKSGNTNKSDIEGAVLQYNNIHIAACSAGEVQKALEKLRNSPATSRQKAKFILATDGNEFEAEDITSGETVACAYKDFPDHFGFFLPLAGITTIKQIRENSFDIKATGRLNRLYVELLKENPDWGSADRRHDMNHFMARLIFCFFAEDTDIFDGIGLFTDTITQMSAKDSSNTHEVISEIFRAMNTKTEERTIAKLPRWAGSFPYVNGGLFSGSTETPRFSKIARSYLLHVGNLDWKKINPDIFGSMIQAVAEDEERGALGMHYTSVPNILKVLNPLFLDDLRVKLEEAGNNSRMLLNLRKRMARIRVFDPACGSGNFLVIAYKEMRAIEAEISKRRGEADLPSGIPPTNFRGIELRDFPAEIARLALIIAQFQCDVLYRGEQLALKEFLPLNTLNWITCGNALRLDWLSICPPTGTGVKLHSDDLFNTPLNQAQIDFENEGGETYICGNPPYVGDKFQTDAQKQDLKSVFKGKNISNAVDYIAGWFWKAAEYISKSGAFAFVSTNSICQGVQVSIIWPHIFARHQEIFFAHQSFYWSNNATNNANVICIIVGVRSPGSGKKFIYFNDQKKEVTNINAYLVDGANIIVEKHSSPISDLPAMVTGNIPRDKKNFMLSSSEKEAIVMSYPASIKLIRKILGSKEFINGVDRYCLWISDEDLSLANSIAPINERLQRIREYRETGSERGKLGIDTPHKFERTIIGLDHQIIIPRVSSERREYIPIGLLERDIIISDAAQAIYDSPLYVFSVICSKLHIAWISVTAGRMKSDFRYSSGVCYNSFPLPSLTEKNKADLTRCTEDILLAREAHFPATIADLYDPDNMPENLRHAHERNDEVLERIYIGRRFKNDTERLKKLFELYTKITGEQKTADLRTTKTAKS